The following proteins are co-located in the Candidatus Zixiibacteriota bacterium genome:
- a CDS encoding plastocyanin/azurin family copper-binding protein, whose protein sequence is MLKKFFRSLLALTFISAVLLLAQGCSKSSSPTSPSPPPPANSVSIVDFAFNPTSLTVDSGVTVTWKNNGAVQHTVTSDSGLFDSGQLSSGATYQHAFNKKGTFGYHCINHPTQMIASVIVK, encoded by the coding sequence ATGCTAAAGAAATTTTTCCGGAGTTTGCTTGCTCTGACCTTTATCTCGGCAGTTTTACTTCTGGCTCAGGGATGCAGCAAATCGAGTAGCCCAACTTCTCCCTCACCACCGCCGCCTGCTAATTCAGTTTCAATAGTCGATTTTGCCTTTAATCCGACTTCCTTAACGGTGGATTCTGGCGTGACTGTGACCTGGAAGAATAATGGAGCGGTTCAGCACACAGTGACCAGCGATTCAGGACTTTTCGATTCAGGTCAATTAAGCTCTGGTGCCACTTACCAGCACGCCTTTAACAAGAAAGGCACTTTTGGCTATCATTGTATAAACCACCCAACTCAAATGATAGCCAGCGTTATAGTTAAGTGA